A genomic region of Trifolium pratense cultivar HEN17-A07 linkage group LG3, ARS_RC_1.1, whole genome shotgun sequence contains the following coding sequences:
- the LOC123918959 gene encoding uncharacterized protein LOC123918959 — METVGSTRLGRASSRYGAPAVFNGRVRKWEKKWVHVSPSSFNNNSKNKNDNGNDKSRLLLRRWTPVTNTSSSSAADEPPRRKFRYTPIAALEEQKKGVAEKVENESTIESDQMKVRQTDVNHGVHRKLNMNEILDNTKDSNMNKLDLDLDFQGNNGENNQDSDD; from the exons ATGGAGACTGTTGGTTCTACAAGGCTTGGTCGAGCTTCTTCTCGTTACGGTGCACCTGCTGTGTTCAATGGTCGTGTTAGAAAATGGGAGAAGAAATGGGTTCATGTTTCTCCTTCTTCTTTTAACAACAACTCTAAAAATAAGAATGATAATGGTAACGACAAATCTCGTTTACTTCTCCGACGTTGGACTCCGGTTACTaacacttcttcttcttctgctgCTGATGAGCCACCCAGAAGGAAGTTTCGTTATACTCCT ATTGCTGCGCTAGAAGAACAGAAAAAGGGGGTTGCGGAAAAGGTTGAAAATGAATCCACAATTGAGAGTGACCAGATGAAAGTTAGACAGACAGATGTGAATCATGGGGTGCACAGGAAGCTGaatatgaatgaaattttgGACAACACAAAG GACTCAAACATGAATAAGTTGGATCTTGATTTGGACTTCCAAGGAAACAATGGTGAAAACAACCAGGACAGTGATGACTGA